Proteins encoded together in one Camelina sativa cultivar DH55 chromosome 9, Cs, whole genome shotgun sequence window:
- the LOC104711766 gene encoding 30S ribosomal protein 2, chloroplastic has protein sequence MATFLMNVVSIKPTVFSFQSESFNPSLTRVNVFPSKPFSSLAGTISRSSRTRFIPYAVMETEEKPAALDPNSEAARRVYIGNIPRTVDNDQLTKLVEEHGAVEKVQVMYDKYSGRSRRFGFATMKSVEDANAVVEKLNGNTVEGREIKVNITEKPIASSPDLSLLQSEDSAFVDSPYKVYVGNLAKTVTKEMLENSFSEKGKVVSAKVSRVPGTSKSTGFGFVTFSSEEDVEAAILALNNSLLEGQKIRVNKA, from the exons ATGGCGACTTTTCTAATGAATGTTGTTTCAATCAAACCTACAGTGTTCTCATTCCAGTCCGAATCCTTCAACCCTTCGCTAACACGGGTCAATGTATTCCCCTCAAAACCCTTTTCTTCTCTCGCCGGAACCATCTCCCGGAGCTCTAGAACAAGGTTCATTCCTTATGCAGTAatggaaacagaagaaaaaccCGCCGCTTTAGACCCTAATTCAGAAGCCGCCAGGCGTGTCTACATCGGGAACATACCCAGGACCGTAGACAATGACCAGCTCACCAAACTTGTTGAAGAACACGGTGCTGTTGAAAAAGTTCAG GTGATGTATGATAAGTATTCAGGACGAAGCCGCAGATTTGGGTTTGCTACAATGAAATCAGTTGAAGATGCCAATGCTGTGGTTGAGAAATTGAATGGCAAT ACCGTTGAAGGGCGTGAGAtaaaggttaacatcacagaGAAACCTATAGCATCGTCTCCTGATTTGTCACTGCTCCAGTCAGAAGATTCCGCATTTGTAGATAGTCCTTACAAAGTGTATGTTGGAAATCTAGCAAAGACTGTTACAAAAGAGATGCTTGAGAATTCGTTTTCTGAGAAAGGGAAAGTAGTAAGTGCCAAGGTTTCAAGAGTACCTGGAACTTCGAAATCCACCGGGTTTGGATTTGTTACGTTTTCTtcagaagaagatgttgaagctGCCATTTTGGCTCTTAACAACTCT TTGCTGGAAGGACAGAAGATTCGGGTGAATAAGGCGTAG
- the LOC104711768 gene encoding uncharacterized protein LOC104711768, translating to MLSLQSLPPFSISFPNRNTNSCSTAPPRATTDFAATPISRRLILLRHAHSSWDDLSLRDHDRPLSKTGQVDAAKVAQILSSLGWLPQLILSSDATRTRETLKSMQAQVDEFMEANVHFIPSFYSIAAMDGQTAEHLHQIISKYSTPDITTVMCMGHNKGWEEAASMLSGASVKLKTCNAALLQAFGDSWDEAFALSGPGGWKLEGVVAPDSSIYV from the exons ATGCTTAGTTTGCAGAGTCTTCCTCCTTTCTCCATCTCCTTCCCAAATCGGAACACCAATTCCTGCTCAACGGCTCCACCTCGTGCGACCACTGACTTTGCTGCTACACCAATCTCTCGCCGTCTTATCCTTCTCCGTCATGCTCACAGTTCCTGGGATGATCTTTCCCTCAGAG ACCATGATCGTCCTCTAAGTAAAACCGGACAAGTTGATGCTGCCAAAGTTGCTCAAATCCTCTCCTCACTTGGTTGGCTTCCCCAACTCATTCTCTCAAG CGACGCCACACGCACTCGAGAGACACTGAAGTCAATGCAAGCGCAAGTGGATGAGTTTATGGAGGCAAATGTACATTTCATTCCGAGCTTTTACTCCATTGCTGCTATGGATGGCCAAACAGCTGAGCATCTTCATCAGATTATCTCCAAATATTCAACACCTGACATTACTACTGTCAT GTGTATGGGGCATAATAAAGGTTGGGAAGAAGCAGCCTCTATGCTCTCTGGAGCTTCTGTTAAGTTGAAAACATGCAATGCTGCTTTGCTTCAGGCTTTTGGTGACTCCTGGGATGAA GCTTTTGCACTCTCCGGGCCTGGCGGATGGAAACTTGAGGGTGTAGTGGCTCCAGATAGTAGCATCTATGTGTAG